The Apium graveolens cultivar Ventura chromosome 6, ASM990537v1, whole genome shotgun sequence genome contains a region encoding:
- the LOC141668817 gene encoding dof zinc finger protein DOF3.6-like has translation MAFSSSVPAYNLDHHTNWHHQLHHQQQQPNNHHQQQLLQNPHLPPQPPQVDQGSIRPGSMVDRARIAKLPLPEAGLNCPRCDSTQTKFCYFNNYSLTQPRHFCKTCRRYWTRGGALRSVPVGGGCRRNKRSKSRTSKSPNITSNQKGPSSSNNLSTESPSRSADQMVANQNTNNPFSSQVPLMAALQNLNTQYGAAARSAYGGFQMGNGSSGPSDMGFQLGHNNTSNLTNNILTSGGAQGSWRLPILTGFEQPSGSNIFSYQGEGTEAAASGPVKVEETREGGLNLSRQFLGVSDQNITNTNNSNSNQYWGSGVGNSWTTDFTSHINNTSSASTPFL, from the exons ATGGCCTTCTCATCTTCTGTTCCTGCTTATAACTTGGATCATCACACCAATTGGCATCATCAG TTGCACCACCAACAACAACAACCTAATAACCATCatcaacaacaacttcttcaaaATCCACATCTTCCGCCCCAGCCACCTCAAGTTGACCAAGGCTCAATCAGACCTGGCTCCATGGTTGACCGAGCCCGGATAGCCAAGCTACCACTTCCTGAGGCCGGATTGAACTGCCCGCGATGTGATTCAACTCAGACTAAGTTTTGTTACTTCAACAACTACAGCCTTACTCAGCCGCGCCACTTCTGTAAAACTTGCAGGCGATACTGGACTCGCGGCGGTGCCTTAAGGAGCGTTCCTGTAGGTGGCGGCTGCAGGAGAAACAAAAGAAGCAAAAGCAGAACCTCAAAGTCTCCAAACATCACAAGCAACCAGAAAGGGCCTAGTAGCAGCAACAATCTAAGTACCGAAAGCCCATCAAGATCGGCTGACCAAATGGTGGCTAACCAGAATACTAATAATCCATTTTCGTCACAAGTACCTCTCATGGCTGCTTTACAAAATCTCAATACTCAGTACGGAGCAGCAGCGCGAAGTGCATATGGTGGATTTCAGATGGGAAATGGAAGTTCCGGTCCATCCGATATGGGTTTTCAATTAGGTCATAATAACACCTCCAATCTGACCAACAACATTTTAACTAGTGGAGGAGCTCAAGGTTCGTGGAGATTACCAATTTTGACTGGTTTTGAACAACCATCTGGTTCAAATATATTTTCGTATCAAGGAGAAGGAACCGAAGCAGCAGCATCTGGTCCTGTGAAGGTTGAAGAGACTCGAGAAGGAGGATTAAATTTATCAAGGCAGTTCTTGGGTGTTTCAGATCAGAACATCACTAATACTAATAATAGTAACAGTAATCAGTACTGGGGTAGTGGTGTTGGAAACTCATGGACTACAGATTTCACCTCTCACATTAACAACACTTCTTCTGCTAGTACTCCTTTCCTGTAA